Proteins encoded by one window of Longimicrobiaceae bacterium:
- a CDS encoding PTS sugar transporter subunit IIA — translation MLLSEILTPERIRVPLRGATKDDLLAELVEVLHAAGAVADADEILRAVREREAVLTTGIGSGVAIPHGKAAGVEGLAMAAGITAQPVEFEALDGKPVSLFFLLVGSEGSAGQHVKALSRISRLLRRDDVREALAAATSPEQFHALVAEAETA, via the coding sequence GTGCTGCTGAGCGAGATCCTTACCCCCGAGCGCATCCGGGTGCCCCTTCGCGGCGCGACCAAGGACGACCTGCTGGCCGAGCTGGTGGAGGTGCTGCACGCCGCCGGCGCAGTGGCCGACGCGGACGAGATCCTGCGCGCGGTGCGCGAGCGCGAGGCGGTGCTCACCACGGGCATCGGCAGCGGCGTGGCGATCCCGCACGGCAAGGCGGCGGGGGTGGAAGGGCTGGCGATGGCGGCGGGGATCACCGCGCAGCCTGTGGAGTTCGAGGCGCTGGACGGCAAGCCCGTCTCGCTCTTCTTCCTCCTCGTGGGCTCGGAGGGCTCGGCCGGGCAGCACGTGAAGGCGCTGAGCCGCATCAGCCGGCTGCTGCGGCGGGACGACGTGCGCGAGGCGCTGGCGGCTGCCACCTCGCCCGAGCAGTTCCACGCGCTGGTGGCCGAAGCCGAGACCGCGTGA
- a CDS encoding VanZ family protein has product MSPRVRAWAPAIGWMAMLFIVSSFHHVPSPHIDNFDKVEHGTAYAVLGFLIERAWTLSGGRGRGWLIPFVAGSLYGVSDEIHQVFVPGRSADPRDWIADSAGVLLGIFIYTRLAARRTARASAPAGGGTLP; this is encoded by the coding sequence GTGAGTCCGCGCGTCCGCGCCTGGGCACCCGCGATCGGGTGGATGGCCATGCTGTTCATCGTCAGCTCGTTCCACCACGTCCCGTCGCCGCACATCGACAACTTCGACAAGGTGGAGCACGGCACGGCGTACGCGGTGCTGGGCTTCCTCATCGAGCGCGCGTGGACGCTTTCCGGCGGCCGCGGGCGCGGCTGGCTGATCCCCTTCGTCGCGGGCTCGCTGTACGGGGTGAGCGACGAGATCCACCAGGTCTTCGTCCCCGGCCGCTCGGCCGACCCCCGCGACTGGATCGCGGACTCGGCCGGGGTGCTGCTGGGGATCTTCATCTACACGCGCCTCGCGGCGCGGCGGACGGCGCGCGCCTCCGCCCCCGCGGGCGGGGGCACGCTTCCATGA